A stretch of Desulfarculaceae bacterium DNA encodes these proteins:
- a CDS encoding DNA repair exonuclease, producing the protein MPLNILHAADLHLGGPVAAPDPALEGLAGQARATCLERLVELARQRDVGLVLLAGDVFHAAEPPLAAVYALEKAIAAWGEMGARVAIAPGNHDPWLPGGVWESWQPSEHLTIFPPAPGGVALGEGGPWLAGAAHASPAESRDLASTLPAPPGSRPGLAVLHANVASANPEGAHEPYAPASLSQMISAPFALWALGHIHIGQELSAHPRVLYAGTPQGAHLGETGPKGAWLHRLEGASLASEFVPLAPLEFFDLKLDNLARAATPAALVERVRAELPAPSGAWPAQRCARLRLAGPSPLWQAFRAQGHDALSGLLRRELDLAGLVLDARALGPMVDPAELAARDDVLGRALSLLAQAEGDDEFLASLAEELGKELHPEQARLSREERLARLRGLLPEARWLLVGGLHGGEGNQ; encoded by the coding sequence ATGCCCCTGAACATCCTGCACGCGGCTGATTTGCACCTGGGCGGTCCGGTGGCCGCGCCCGACCCGGCCCTGGAGGGTCTGGCGGGCCAGGCCAGGGCCACTTGCCTGGAGCGCCTGGTGGAGCTGGCCAGGCAGCGGGATGTGGGCCTGGTGCTCCTGGCCGGGGACGTGTTCCACGCCGCGGAGCCGCCCCTGGCCGCGGTCTATGCCCTGGAGAAGGCCATCGCCGCCTGGGGTGAGATGGGCGCGCGGGTGGCCATCGCGCCGGGCAACCACGACCCCTGGCTGCCCGGCGGAGTGTGGGAGAGCTGGCAGCCGAGCGAGCATCTGACCATCTTCCCGCCCGCGCCGGGAGGCGTGGCCCTGGGCGAGGGCGGCCCCTGGCTGGCGGGCGCGGCCCATGCCTCCCCGGCCGAGAGCCGCGACCTGGCCTCCACCCTGCCCGCCCCGCCGGGCAGCCGCCCCGGCCTGGCCGTGCTGCACGCCAATGTGGCCTCGGCCAACCCCGAGGGCGCTCACGAGCCCTACGCCCCGGCCAGCCTCTCGCAGATGATAAGCGCGCCTTTTGCCCTGTGGGCCCTGGGGCACATCCACATCGGCCAGGAGCTGAGCGCCCATCCCCGGGTGCTCTACGCGGGCACCCCGCAAGGGGCGCACCTGGGTGAGACCGGACCCAAGGGGGCCTGGCTGCATCGCCTGGAGGGCGCGTCGCTCGCCAGCGAGTTCGTGCCCCTGGCCCCGCTGGAGTTCTTTGACCTCAAGCTGGACAACCTGGCCCGCGCGGCCACCCCAGCCGCCCTGGTGGAGCGGGTGCGGGCCGAGCTGCCCGCGCCGAGCGGGGCCTGGCCCGCGCAGCGCTGCGCCCGCCTGCGCCTGGCCGGGCCTTCGCCCCTGTGGCAGGCGTTCCGGGCCCAGGGCCACGACGCGCTAAGCGGCCTGCTGCGCCGGGAGCTGGACCTGGCCGGCCTGGTGCTGGACGCCCGCGCCCTGGGGCCGATGGTGGACCCGGCCGAGCTGGCCGCGCGAGACGACGTGCTGGGCCGCGCCTTGAGCCTGCTGGCCCAAGCCGAAGGAGACGACGAGTTCCTGGCCTCCCTGGCCGAGGAGCTGGGCAAGGAGCTGCACCCGGAGCAGGCCCGCCTTAGCCGCGAGGAACGCTTGGCTCGCCTGCGCGGCTTGCTGCCCGAGGCGCGCTGGCTCCTGGTGGGCGGCCTGCATGGCGGCGAGGGCAACCAATGA
- a CDS encoding AAA family ATPase, translated as MKLERLHIGGFGPLPQNRTLDFAPGLNLVLAPNERGKTTLGELIAGLFYGFGNRVGGVHPYEPWSGGDTGGELLYRLEDGQAFSLARHLDKRETVGLRDAAGRALELKGRSPGELHLGLGQGAFLTVSRIRLEDLQQALYASPGETKELRATRQWLAGYFFSEAATRGEVSNPVSVLQSLREQRERLFSRDRRKGAESKRLLEAEKTASQGEALAKEREATARATQERLHEAEAQAAALDQRRQAASQEVERAAKQVELAKALLRRAELHKQINDLSEQGLAPAEAETRARELVSQAKAARQRAAQAEAAAQAARERAKKLSPSGEPAALEEKLRGLSARRAEFNAAHRHQESEEHRLAARAKPLREQWGLEPSGLANIDPQLPYRLDRLRAEARESEAAEAQARQAVEALPPTPAAPVLWLVLGIIGIIGGAKLAFWTYLGALPVWSWALAGALALGGTGLGGLWIARKGRAKEALQKAEAAEAANQQAAAKAAQSRAELEAALEALPTDLRQAEAMALSAAISDAARLEQDRQAQDAERARLEEQRAALLAEAQELAPAAEGGMEAALEELAARVEQAKQALAEARGQAESAAREKAYAEQLERDLAGHLAALGLADLEALAAARQREQQARDLKAKLAELDASLGEAASGLAIAPEAASAALATAREQAMALEREARELAATRGSLEQELTHLGQAESLAQAETRLERLAEDKARLAAEHDTLLVAEALLGRAMEQFRLEAQPGLLQKAGEYLRLATDGAYEWLGTDLFAGQGKAEPEISARAGAGAPERDSGALSRGARDQLYLCLRLALADEITAQGEPLPLILDDPLVNFDDRRMAATLGMLCKVAASRQVLLLTCHQRQADLLGGMCEVNRLEI; from the coding sequence ATGAAGCTGGAACGCCTGCACATCGGCGGCTTCGGGCCCTTGCCCCAGAACCGCACCCTGGATTTCGCGCCTGGCCTGAATCTGGTGCTGGCCCCCAACGAGCGCGGCAAGACCACCCTGGGTGAGCTGATCGCCGGGCTGTTCTACGGCTTCGGCAACCGGGTAGGCGGGGTGCATCCCTATGAGCCCTGGTCCGGCGGGGACACCGGCGGCGAGCTGCTCTACCGCCTGGAGGATGGCCAGGCCTTCAGCCTGGCGCGGCACCTGGACAAGCGCGAGACGGTTGGCCTGCGCGACGCGGCCGGGCGGGCCCTGGAGCTTAAGGGCCGCTCGCCGGGCGAGCTGCACCTGGGCCTGGGGCAAGGCGCTTTCCTCACGGTGAGCCGCATCCGCCTGGAAGATTTGCAGCAAGCGCTCTACGCCAGCCCCGGCGAGACCAAGGAGCTGAGGGCCACCCGGCAGTGGCTGGCGGGATATTTCTTTTCCGAGGCGGCCACCCGGGGCGAGGTGTCCAACCCGGTGAGCGTGCTGCAAAGCCTGCGCGAGCAACGCGAGCGGCTGTTCTCCCGCGACCGGCGCAAGGGAGCGGAGAGCAAGCGCCTCTTGGAGGCCGAGAAAACCGCCAGCCAGGGCGAGGCCCTGGCCAAGGAGCGCGAGGCCACGGCCCGCGCCACCCAGGAGCGCCTGCATGAGGCCGAGGCCCAAGCCGCCGCGCTGGACCAGCGCCGCCAGGCTGCCTCCCAGGAGGTGGAGCGGGCGGCCAAGCAGGTGGAGCTGGCCAAGGCCCTGCTGCGGCGAGCGGAGCTGCATAAACAGATTAACGATTTGAGCGAGCAAGGGCTGGCCCCGGCCGAGGCCGAGACCCGCGCCCGCGAGCTGGTGAGCCAGGCCAAGGCCGCCCGCCAGCGCGCCGCCCAAGCCGAGGCCGCCGCCCAGGCCGCACGAGAGAGGGCCAAGAAGCTTTCGCCCTCGGGCGAGCCTGCCGCGCTGGAAGAAAAGCTGCGCGGCCTCAGCGCCCGGCGGGCCGAGTTCAACGCAGCCCACCGCCACCAGGAGAGCGAGGAGCACCGCCTGGCCGCCCGGGCCAAGCCCCTGCGCGAGCAGTGGGGCCTGGAGCCCAGCGGCCTGGCCAACATCGACCCGCAACTGCCCTATCGTTTGGATCGCCTGCGCGCCGAGGCCCGCGAGAGCGAGGCAGCCGAGGCCCAGGCCCGCCAGGCGGTTGAGGCCCTGCCCCCAACGCCAGCCGCGCCGGTGCTCTGGCTGGTGCTGGGCATCATCGGAATCATCGGCGGGGCCAAGCTGGCCTTCTGGACCTACTTGGGCGCCTTGCCCGTGTGGAGCTGGGCCCTGGCCGGGGCCTTGGCGCTGGGAGGCACGGGCTTAGGCGGGCTGTGGATCGCGCGTAAAGGCCGCGCCAAGGAGGCGCTGCAAAAGGCCGAGGCCGCCGAGGCCGCTAACCAGCAGGCCGCAGCCAAGGCGGCTCAATCCCGCGCCGAGTTGGAGGCCGCCCTGGAGGCCCTGCCCACGGATCTGCGCCAGGCCGAGGCCATGGCCCTTAGCGCGGCCATTTCTGACGCCGCGCGCCTGGAGCAAGACCGCCAGGCCCAGGACGCGGAGCGGGCCCGCCTGGAAGAGCAGCGCGCCGCCCTGCTGGCCGAGGCCCAAGAACTGGCCCCAGCTGCCGAGGGTGGCATGGAGGCGGCCCTGGAGGAACTGGCCGCCCGGGTGGAGCAGGCCAAGCAGGCCCTGGCCGAGGCGCGGGGCCAGGCCGAGAGCGCGGCGCGGGAAAAAGCTTACGCCGAGCAGCTGGAGCGCGACCTGGCCGGCCATCTGGCCGCCTTGGGCCTGGCCGATCTAGAGGCCCTGGCCGCCGCCCGCCAGCGCGAGCAGCAGGCCCGCGACCTCAAGGCCAAGCTGGCCGAGCTGGACGCCTCCTTGGGCGAGGCTGCCTCAGGCCTGGCCATTGCCCCCGAAGCGGCCTCGGCCGCCCTGGCCACCGCGCGGGAGCAGGCCATGGCCCTGGAGCGCGAGGCCCGTGAGCTGGCCGCTACGCGGGGGTCGCTGGAGCAAGAGCTGACTCACCTGGGTCAGGCCGAGTCCCTGGCCCAGGCCGAGACGCGCCTAGAGCGCCTGGCCGAGGACAAGGCCCGCCTGGCCGCGGAGCACGACACCCTGCTGGTCGCCGAGGCCCTGCTGGGCCGGGCCATGGAGCAGTTCCGCTTGGAGGCGCAGCCGGGGCTGCTGCAAAAGGCGGGCGAGTATCTGCGTCTGGCCACGGACGGGGCCTACGAGTGGCTGGGCACTGACCTCTTCGCGGGCCAGGGCAAGGCCGAGCCCGAGATCAGCGCCCGGGCCGGGGCCGGAGCGCCGGAGCGCGACAGCGGGGCACTTAGCCGGGGGGCGCGGGACCAGCTCTATCTCTGCCTGCGCCTAGCCCTGGCCGACGAGATCACCGCCCAGGGCGAGCCCCTTCCCCTGATCCTGGACGATCCCCTGGTCAACTTCGACGACCGCCGCATGGCCGCCACCCTGGGGATGCTCTGCAAGGTGGCCGCCTCGCGCCAGGTGCTCCTGCTCACCTGCCACCAGCGCCAGGCCGACCTGCTGGGCGGAATGTGCGAAGTCAACCGCCTGGAGATCTAG
- a CDS encoding MBL fold metallo-hydrolase: MDPRITPITDELFFIERGWLNANHLVFTGAPKTLIDTAYIRDRSETESLIAQCGLGIEQVELIVTTHAHCDHIGGNAEFQRRSGCQVALHEVDRYNVDYKNAMATWWAYYQQEAEFFPTHGTLTDGAVITLGEMNFLVMHTPGHGMGQIVLYGLDTGWLVSADNVWGGDFGVLTTRIEGLDAPFRLRDSLERLARLKVKRIFPGHGPILEDGPAAIEACLARVGAFLAEPKRMGRDQVRKIMLYTLMMRGPEYRHELWERLKTSPWFPETVDLYFDGKMEHTFEENLEYLTGQGLIKEDEEGRLICTLTA, encoded by the coding sequence ATGGACCCCCGCATCACGCCCATCACCGACGAGCTGTTTTTCATTGAGCGCGGCTGGCTAAACGCCAACCACCTGGTGTTCACCGGCGCGCCCAAGACACTCATCGACACGGCCTACATCCGCGATCGCAGCGAGACCGAGTCGCTCATCGCCCAATGCGGCCTGGGCATCGAGCAGGTGGAGCTGATCGTAACCACCCATGCCCACTGCGACCACATCGGGGGCAACGCGGAGTTTCAGCGCCGCTCGGGCTGCCAGGTGGCCCTGCACGAGGTGGACCGCTACAACGTGGACTACAAGAACGCCATGGCCACCTGGTGGGCCTATTACCAGCAGGAGGCCGAGTTCTTCCCCACCCACGGCACCCTCACCGACGGCGCGGTGATCACCCTGGGCGAGATGAACTTTCTGGTGATGCACACCCCGGGCCACGGCATGGGCCAGATCGTGCTCTACGGCCTGGACACCGGCTGGCTGGTCAGCGCGGACAACGTGTGGGGCGGAGACTTCGGGGTGCTCACCACCCGCATCGAGGGCCTGGACGCGCCTTTTAGGCTGCGCGATTCCTTGGAGCGCCTGGCCCGGCTGAAGGTGAAGCGCATCTTCCCGGGCCACGGCCCCATCCTGGAGGACGGCCCCGCGGCCATCGAGGCCTGCCTGGCTCGGGTGGGGGCCTTTTTGGCCGAGCCGAAGCGCATGGGCCGCGACCAGGTGCGCAAGATCATGCTCTACACCCTGATGATGCGCGGGCCCGAGTATCGCCACGAGCTGTGGGAGCGCCTCAAGACCTCGCCCTGGTTCCCCGAGACGGTGGATCTCTACTTCGATGGCAAGATGGAGCACACCTTTGAGGAGAACCTGGAGTATTTGACTGGGCAGGGGCTGATTAAAGAAGACGAGGAAGGACGCTTGATCTGTACCCTTACGGCTTAG